DNA from Coriobacteriia bacterium:
GCACTGATGCCCGAGACACACGCCCAGCAACGGCACGCCCGCGGCTGCGGCTGCGAGGATGACCTCGCGGCTGATGCCCGCGTCATCCGGCGTGCCCGGGCCCGGCGACACGACGATGCCGGCCGGCCTGAGCGCGAGCGCCTCCTCGGCCGTCAGCGTGTCGTTGCGCCGAACCTCGACTTCAGCTCCGAGAGCGGCCAATAGCTGCACCAGGTTGTACGTAAAGCTGTCGTAGTTGTCGATTACCAGGATCATCGGGCACCTCCCGCGGGTGTGCGCTCGGAGCCGTTGGGGGCACCCTCTGGGCGGACCTCTTCGCAGGCGGGGGAGCCGCGCAGCGGCGAGGGCCCCCGCCGAGGGACGTCCGCCGAGGGTGTGCCCAGCGACTCTGAGCGCATACCGGCGGCGAGTCCTAACGCCTTTTGCAGTGCTGCGGCCTTATGCCTGCATTCCTCGAATTCCTTATCGGGCTCACTGTCCGCGACGATGCCGGCGCCGGACTGGACGTACGCGCGCCCGTTGGCGATGACGACGGTGCGAATGGTGATGCACATGTCCATCGCGCCATCGAGGCCGACGTAGCCCACCGTCCCGGCGTACGGACCGCGTGCCTCGGGCTCGAGTTCACGGATGATCTCCATCGCCCGAACCTTAGGAGCGCCGCTCACGGTGCCGGCTGGAAACGTCGCTTCGAGTGCGTCGAAGGCGTCCTTGCCGGGCGCGAGGTCGCCGGTCACGTTGCTCACGATGTGCATGACGTGGGAGTAGTACTCGACCTCCATGAGCTCGTCGACGGTCACCGTGCCCGGCGCAGAGACGCGCCCGATGTCGTTTCGGCCGAGGTCGACGAGCATGACGTGCTCGGCGCGCTCCTTCTCATCGGCGAGAAGATCGGCTCGCAAGCGGCCATCCTCGGCGGCGGTCGTCCCGCGCGGCCGAGTTCCGGCGAGTGGGCGCGTGAGCACCTGGCCGTCCTCGACTCGCACGAGCGGCTCGGGGCTCGAGCCCACAAGCGTCACGTCGCGGGTTCGCAGGTAGAACATGTACGGCGAGGGGTTTACCGCGCGCAAGACTCGGTACAGATCGAGACCGTCGCCCTCGTAGGGCGCCGAGTAGCGCTGCGAGAGCACCACCTGGAAGATGTCGCCGGCCGCGATGTGCTCCTTGGCGCGTTCCACCTGGCCGATGAACTCGTCGCGGGTGGTGTGCGCGTGCATCTCGACCGGCACTTCGACGCCGTAGGCGCCCAGCTCGGCGCCACGCGGGCCCTGGTCGATGCGCGCGAGGTAGCTGTCGATGCGCTTGAGTGCGGCGTCGTAGGCGATGTCGGGAGCTCCGCCGGGCCGCACCGGTGCGATGACCTGCATGACTCGGCGGGCGTGATCGAAGGCGACGACGACATCGGCCATCATGAACGTGAAGTCCGGCACGCCCAGCACGTCGTTCTCATGCCGAGGAACCCGCTCGAAGCTCGACGCCGTCTCGTAGCCCACGTAGCCGACCGCGCCGCCGACCAGCAGCGGCAGCCCCGGCACGCGCGCCACGGTGCCGACACCGATCTCACGAGCGACAACGCGCAGCGGATCGTCGGCGTACTCTCCGGCAACGCCGCCGTTCTCGACGACGACTTCGTGGCCACGGGCGCTGATGACCTCGCGATCCCCCACCCCAAGGAAGCTGTAGCGGCCCAGCCGCTCTCCCCCGATAACGCTCTCCAGGAG
Protein-coding regions in this window:
- the trpE gene encoding anthranilate synthase component I, giving the protein MILPSRDEFAALAADYDVVPVAREVYADLATPISAFMALADGAEHAFLLESVIGGERLGRYSFLGVGDREVISARGHEVVVENGGVAGEYADDPLRVVAREIGVGTVARVPGLPLLVGGAVGYVGYETASSFERVPRHENDVLGVPDFTFMMADVVVAFDHARRVMQVIAPVRPGGAPDIAYDAALKRIDSYLARIDQGPRGAELGAYGVEVPVEMHAHTTRDEFIGQVERAKEHIAAGDIFQVVLSQRYSAPYEGDGLDLYRVLRAVNPSPYMFYLRTRDVTLVGSSPEPLVRVEDGQVLTRPLAGTRPRGTTAAEDGRLRADLLADEKERAEHVMLVDLGRNDIGRVSAPGTVTVDELMEVEYYSHVMHIVSNVTGDLAPGKDAFDALEATFPAGTVSGAPKVRAMEIIRELEPEARGPYAGTVGYVGLDGAMDMCITIRTVVIANGRAYVQSGAGIVADSEPDKEFEECRHKAAALQKALGLAAGMRSESLGTPSADVPRRGPSPLRGSPACEEVRPEGAPNGSERTPAGGAR